DNA sequence from the Streptomyces sp. HUAS 15-9 genome:
CCGGTCAGGCTGCCGGATTCGAAGCCGCCGTTGGAGACGTCGGCCAGGGCCGGGTGCGAGGCGAGAAGGAGGCCGCCTAAAGAGAGCAGGGCGGTGGTGGCGGTCGCCACGGATCTACGGACAGCAGTGCGCGACATGAGGAGACCCCTTGTCGTCGATGGGGGGTGTGCCCTCAAGCGAGGGCGTTCGAGGTGGGGCGGACCACCGGCGCAGGTTCGCTGGTCCGCCCCGGGCACGACGTTTCAGGAACCGATCTCTGGCCCGACGCCGGTCAGGACAGGGTCACGTCGTCGTAGCGGGTGTAGGTGGCGTCACCCGTGTAGTTGTCGTCGTGGCTGATGAGCGTGAGCGTGTAGCTGTGCCCGGCCGTGACCGGGGCGGTCTTCTGGATCCAGCCGGAGGAGGACACACAGGTCTTGGCCAGAACGGTGGTCGTGGTGCCGGTGGTGTTGTCCTTGAGCGTGGCCGTGGCCCAGTCGTAGGTGAGCGTGTCCGGGCAGGTCACGTTGTAGTAGAAGCCGAGCGTGCTGGTCCCGGACGGTGCCGTGAACGTCTGGGCGATGGAGGAGTCGCCGTTGGTCGGCGACGTGCTGCCGACCCGGGCGGCGTAGGTGCCGCTGTGCGCCCCGGAACTGACCACGGACGTGGTCGCGGCCGAGGTCCAGCCGGACAGGCTGCCCGTCTCGAAGCCTCCGTTGGTGATCCCACCGCCGCCGCTGCCCGAGGTGACGGTCAGCGTGTAGGTCGCCGTGTGGGTGGCGGAGGCGCCCGTGCCGGTGACCGTGATGTTGTACGTCCCCGCCGGCGTCGACGACGCCGTGGCCACCGTCAGAGTCGACGAACCGCCCGCGGTCACCGAGGCCGGGTTGAAGCTTGCCGTCGCCCCGCTCGGCAGCCCGGATGCCGACAGGCTCACCGACTGAGCCGAACCGGAGGTCACGGCGGTCGAGACGGTGGTGTTCGCCGACGAACCGGCGGCGACAGTGGACGAAGCCGGGCTGACGCCGATCGAGAAGTCGTTGCTCGCGGTGGAGCCGCAGTTGGGCAGGGTGAACGAGGCCAGCCTGGTGTGCCAGTTGAAGTTGCCGTTGGCGGGGATGTACTCGTTCGTGTACCAGAACGTGCAGTCGTCCGTCGGGTCCACGGACATCGAGGTGTAGTCGCCCCAGCGGCTGTACGTGGTCTGGGACCCACCACCAGTTATTGCGGTGACCTCGCCCTGCGTCATCGTGCCGAGTGTGTCGCCGGCCAGTCGGCCGGTGTAGCGGATCGACGGGTGTACGGAGGAGGAGGACTGGGAGTAGCCGAGGGCGATGTTGCCGACCTTGTCCTCGGCGATCGAGCCCATCCAGCGGTAGGTGGAGTCGGGGGCGTACGTCCCCTGCTGGTACACGGTCGGGTTGCCGCCGGACATGCGCAGCTCGTACCAGCGCACGCCCACGGAACTGCCTGCTGTCACCGCGTGATTGACCACGAGCGACTCGTGGTCGCCGAAGTTGCGGTAGGCCAGGCGGAACATCAGCCGGTCGGATAGCGAGTCGAGCTGCTGACTGGTCCCGGTCTGCGGGATGCAGGTGCCGGAGCTGCCGCAGGCGGTGGTGTACGACGCCACGGTCAGCGTCGACGGGCCGGTGAAGGTCGAGTTGGCGGTCGTCGTCCAGTCGACGTGGAACTTCCAGTACGCCAGCGTCGTACTCGTCGTGCCCAGGCCCACCATCAGCTCCGGCTCACCGGACGGCGGTGCAGCCGAGCCGTCCAGGTCCGCGCCGAGGAGGCCGCCGTAGGAGGACGAGGTGGTGAAGCACTGCTGGGCGGCGCTCGCGCCGGTGAGCATGGCCGACCGATTCATGGCGCACGCCTCAGCGTTCAGGAAGCTGCCGGAGGCGGTGAACATGTTGTAGGTGACGTAGTACGCGTCCGGCCACACCGACAGCTTCGGGTAGTCCGGGAAGTTCGCGTACTGGAACGAGTAGCGGTAGTAGCTGCCCGTCGCGTCCGAACTGCTGGAGACGGCCACGCACTCGTAGTACGGGCCGGAGGACGAGGAGACGTTGGCGAACTGCGTCACCACCCAGCGGCTTGCGAGGGTGTCCCAGCGTACGACCGCGTCACCGTCGTTGGTGGACTGACAGGATCCGCCGAAGCCGGACCACAGGGTGCTGGTGTCGGTCGGGGCGAGGACCGTTGCCCCGGACCTGGAGTACACCGCGTAGGCGGTGTTCACGGTCTCGACGATCTGGCTGGAGCCTACGGCGGCGTTCGGGTCCGGCGGGACACCCGTGATCGAGTAGTTTCCTGCGCCGATGCCCTCGAAGTTCGTGCCCGTCGAAGGGGCGGACGGCCCGCCGGGGCTGGACTGCACGACCGGGTCCGGGATGTGGGACGCGGGCGGGTGCGGGAGGCGCGCCTCGCCGGGGTCGTCATCCTGCTGCTTCTTGCCGTGGTGTTCGTGGTGGGCGTGGGCGGCCATGGAACGCAGGGTGGGGGAGGTGTCGTGGCGGACGGCGGGCCCGGTGTCGGCCGAGTGGTGGGCCGCCGCGGTGTGGGGTGCGGGGTCGGCCTGGGCCGCGGGGGCGGCGAGCCAGAGTGCGGGGACTGCGGTCAGGATCGCGGTGAGCGCGGCTATCCGGCCGCGTCTGCGTCTGGATCGGGACACGGAACATCCTTTCGAGCAGCCGGAGATCGCCCGGCATGTGGGGAGAAGAAGGACGTTCACGCCGATGGAGCGCGTGTTCGCAATCCGGGATGGTTGCACCGGACATGTCACGCAACAAGAGAGATGCAGCCTGCGTGGCGCGAAGCAACCGAGAATTTACAGACTTCAGCCAACTCACAGTAAAAACAGAGGGTTTCCTCTGTATCGGCACAAGGGATTTCCCTGTATCGCCCGTAGCGGGGAGGCGCGAATCCCTGCCGGATCACGGAACGGATCCAGCCTCAGCCGCGTCCCACCATCGGACTCTCCCGACTCCACCCTGGGGGCATCGTGAGACACCGCTGCACCGGCGCTCGTTCACTCGCCGTGCTCGCCCTCATTGTTTCAGCCGCCGCCTGCGCGTCCGGCACCGGGGCCACCGCGCCCGCCAAGAACAGCCCGTCGGCCCCCGCCTCGACCCGGTCGTCCCACGGGACCCCGGCCCCTGCAGGCTCGTCGGCCTCCAGCTCCACCCGACCGTGCCTCAGCGGCACCGTCACGGTCCTGTACCCGTCGGCCGACAATCCCTTGCGTAGCGCCTGCCTGCAGGTCGGCACGACGATCCACCTCACCCTCAAGTCGCCGGCCAACTACGGCTGGGCACCGGTCAGGAGCTCCAACCCGAACACCGTCACGTTGCTCGACGACCACACCGCATCCGACGGCACTCGGTCCGCCACCGCGCGCGCCGCCTCTGCGGGGACCGCGACGCTCAGCTCGGCCGACACCTACACGCCGGACTCACACGGTCCGCCCTCAAGGGCCTGGCAACTGACCCTCACTGTGGTCCCGTGACAGTCGTGCGCTACGACGGTTCGACGTGGACCAGCAGCCGCCAGAGCCGCGTCTGCGGCCCGAACCGATCTCCGCGAAACGACGACGTCGATCGCAGCTCCGCCTCACCGACACCCACAGCCCTGACCGTGGCCCGTACGGTTCCGTCTGTTGTTTCCGCCGCGATCACCGCCAAGGGCCCTGTGACCACTTCGACCGGCATCCACCCATAGGCGGCTGATCCGTACAGGGTGATCGCGACCTCGTCGCCCACTTGTATATGCAGCGGCGGTGCCGGCGGATCCCCGGGACGGTGGACGACCTCCAGCTGCCTTGCCTCATCGTGCGCCACGTCCGAAAGCTAACGCGAAACCCCGTGACCTGACGGCGCCAGCCAGGAAGGCGCTCCGGCCCCGACGAAGCCCCGCAGGCACGGCCGGGTCACCCTGATCGCCGAACACCACCCCCGCGCCGTACGCCTCTCCATCCATCCCCAGCCCGTCGGCGCCCCGAAGTTCGGCATCCGCCTCCTCGACGCCCCCGACGCCTGGACGACCCCCTGGCACTCCGTCGCCTTGCGCCGTAGCGACGGTAGGTGGACTCTCATGCCCAGAGCCGAAGCCGCCCGGATGGTCGACTGGTGCGGCAAGGCGGCAGAGACAGTCACTTCGACCAGAACCGGTCAGCTTGCCTGCCTGGGGCTCAGTGAGAGTGCGCCAACGCGACCCTGAAGAGGCGGGGCCCGCCGCGTCCGAGTCCGTTCGTGCCGTGGTCGATGAAGGACTGCCGGTAAGGCAGGCCACAGGCTGTCCGTCAATTCCGGTCGCGAGGAAACGAAGACTCAACGCGTTGTCAGCCCGTCCAGGCCAGATTGAGCACCGGTTCGGACGAAGCCATCCGGCAGTGATCGAGTCATGCCGTTGCGCCGGGATCAATGGGACGGTTGCGCAGTGCTGTCCCGGACGCGGGTCTGACTCATGAGATCTATGACCGAAGTGTCCAGTCACAGGCGTGTCGACTGTCGTTGCGGGATGGCGCCTGCTGTCACCGAGCCACAGGGCGTGTCCCAATAGGGGGCCTTGCCAACGATCAGGCGCCATCACGGTTCAGACCGCCCGAGCGGGCCGGTGCCACCCACTCAGTACGTCACCACGCGGGAGGCGGACCACCATGACGACCAGACAGCGCAGCACATACTCCAGTACCGATCCTCCCGTGCGGAAAGAGGTCGTACTGGGCGTGGACACGCACGGTGAGGTGCACGTCGCCGCCGTGGTGTCCCCGCTGGGCAAGATCCTGGGCACCGAGTCCTTTCCGGCGACGGTGGCCGGCTACCAGCGGCTGCTCATGTGGGCCCGCAAGCGGGGGACGGTGCGCCGGGCCGGTGTAGAGGGCACCGGCACCTTCGGCGCGGGCCTGTCCCGCTACCTGCTGGCGCAGCAGGTCGAGGTGTACGAAGTGAACCGCCCCGACCGCTCGGCCCGCCGGCTGCTGGGGAAGTCGGACCTGCTCGACGCGCAGGCCGCCGCGCGGGCCGTGCTCAGTGGCCGCGCCCGGGCCCGGGCCAAGTCCGGCGACGGTCCGGTGCACAGCGCCCGGATGTTCAAGCTCGCCAAGGACTCCGCGGTCAAGGCCCGCACCCAGGCGATCAACCAGCTCAAAGCCGTCCTGGTCATCGCCGATCCCGCACTGCGGGAACGACTGTCCAGCCTGGGCAACCGCGAGCTGTTCCGCACCTGCGCACGCCTCGGCCCAGGCGCCGGCGAGGACGGCGAGAACGCGGTGGCCCAGGCCACCCACATGACCCTGAGAATGCTCGCCGAGCGCATCGAACAGCTCACCGTGCAGATCAATGAGCTGAACCAACGCCTGACCCAGCTCGTCGAACACCACGCCCCACAGCTGCTCGTACCGGTGGGCATCGGCCCGGACAGCGCAGTCACCTTGCTGATCACCATGGGAGACAACCCCGAGCGGCTGAACACTGAGGCATCCTTTGCTGCCCTTTGCGGAGTCAGCCCCGTCGAGTACTCGTCGGGCCGGCGGCGTACGCGCCGCCTCAACCACGGCGGCGACCGGCAGGCGAACGCGGCCCTGCACCGCATCGTGTTCACCCGGCTGCGCCACGACCCCCGCACTCAGGCGTACTACGAACGCCGCACGAAGGAGGGCAAGACGCGACCTGAGATCATCCGATGCCTCAAACGGTATGCCGCCCGCGAGGTCTTTAACCTGGTCAGACCGGTGCCCAGCACCCCCGCGTTATAGGGGCGTCCGTGAGACGTGAGAGGGTCTGAGGCGTGAGTGAGACACCGTCGAACACCCTGCAATACCGCTTTGACGGGCCAGAAGAGGCTCCCGTCCTGATCTTGGGCCCCTCACTGGGTACCACATGGCACATGTGGGACCGTCAGATCCCTGAACTGACCAAGCAGTGGCGGATCTTCCGGTTCGATCTGCCCGGGCACGGCGGCGCCCCCGCGTACCCGGCCGGCTCGGTGACCGAGCTGGCCGCCAGGCTGCTCGTCACGCTCGACGGGCTCGGCGTACAGCGGTTCGGCTACGCCGGCTGTGCGCTTGGCGGAGGGCTCGGCATCGAACTGGCCCTGCGCTGCCCCGAGCGCGTCGCCTCGCTCGCGCTGGTCGCCACCTCCCCGCGGTTCGGGTCCGCGGACGAGTTCCGGCAGCGCGGGGTGATCGTGCGCACGAACGGGCTCGACCCGATCGCCCGGACCGCGCCGGACCGCTGGTTCACCGACGGCTTCGCGGCCGCTCAGCCCGCGATCACCGAGTGGGCCGTGCAGATGGTGCGCACCACAGACCCGGGCTGCTACATCGCCGCCTGCGAGGCGCTGGCCGGGTTCGACGTACGGGCCGAGCTGGCCCGTGTCGGCGTGCCGACCCTCGTGCTCGTCGGCTCGGAGGACCAGGTCACCGGCCCGGCCGAGGCCCGCACCCTGGTCGCCGGCATTCCGGACGCCCGGCTCGCTGTCGTCCCCGGCGCCTCCCACCTCGTGCCGGTCGAGCAGCCCGCAGCCGTCACCGAGCTCCTGGTCCGGCACTTCTCCACCGCCTGGCAGCCCGCCTTCGACTCGTCCACCGGCCAGATGGCCATCGTGGCGGCCACGGCCAAGCCGGCCGTCCTGGCCGCGGCGCCGCTCGTCGCTCCGCAGGCCGCGCCCATCGCCGAGATCGCCCCGGCCGTCGTACCACCGCAGCCCGCGGGGTGGCCGGATCAGTACGACGCGGGGCTCAAGATCCGCCGGGAGGTCCTCGGCGACGCGCACGTCGACCAGGCGCTGACCCAGGCCGACGACTTCTCCGGGGAGTTCCAGGAGTTCATCACCCGGTACGCCTGGGGCGAGATCTGGAGCCGGCCGGGCCTCGACCGGCGCTCGCGCAGCTGCGTCACGCTCACCGCTCTGATCGCGGGCGGCCACCTGGAGGAACTCGCCGTCCACACCCGGGCCGCGCTGCGCAACGGGCTGACCCCGGACGAGATCAAGGAAGTCCTGCTCCAGGCGGCCGTGTACTGCGGGGTGCCCGCGGCGAACAGCGCGTTCCGGGTGGCCCAGCAGGTCATCCGCGAGGAGACCACGCTCGCGGAGTGAGCGGTGGAGAGCGGCAGAGGACGGCGAAGAGCGGCGGAGAGCGACCGCGTGCGGCGGGGGAGAGGATGGGATCCATGAAGCTCACGAAGAAGTCGCATGCCTGTGTCCGGCTGGAGAAGGACGGGCGGACGCTCGTCCTGGACCCCGGAGGGTTCAGCGAGCAGGACGCCGCGGTCGGCGCGGACGCCATCCTGGTCACGCACGAGCACCCGGACCACTTCGACGAGGGGCGGCTGCGGGCGGCTCTGGAGGCCGACCCGGCCGCCGAGATCTGGACCCTGAAGTCGGTCGCCGAGCAGCTCACGGCCGCCTTCCCGGGCCGGGTGCACACCGTCGGCCACGGCGACACCTTCACCGCGGCGGGCTTCGACGTCCAGGTCCACGGCGAGCTGCACGCGGTCATCCACCCGGACATCCCGCGCATCACCAACGTCGGCTATCTGATCGACGGCGGCCGCGTCTTCCATCCGGGCGACGCGCTCACCGTCCCCGACCACCCGGTCGAGACGCTGATGCTCCCGGTGATGGCCCCCTGGAACAAGATCGCCGAGGTCATCGACTACGTCCGCGAGGTCGAGCCGCAGCGTGCCTACGACATCCACGACGCGCTCCTCACCGACCTCGCCCGCCCGATCTACGACCGCCAGATCGGCGCCCTGGGCGGCTCCGAGCATCTGCGGCTCGCGCCGGGGGACTCCGCCGAGGTCTGAGCCCGGAACCGGGCGGGGCGGCGTTGTCGGTCCCGCCCGGTAGGTTGTGAGGCATGCGCATCGCGACCTGGAACGTGAACTCGATCACCGCCCGCCTGCCGAGGCTGCTCGCCTGGCTGGAGAGCAGCGGCACGGACGTGCTCTGCCTGCAGGAGGCCAAGCTCGCCGAGGCGC
Encoded proteins:
- a CDS encoding IS110 family transposase: MTTRQRSTYSSTDPPVRKEVVLGVDTHGEVHVAAVVSPLGKILGTESFPATVAGYQRLLMWARKRGTVRRAGVEGTGTFGAGLSRYLLAQQVEVYEVNRPDRSARRLLGKSDLLDAQAAARAVLSGRARARAKSGDGPVHSARMFKLAKDSAVKARTQAINQLKAVLVIADPALRERLSSLGNRELFRTCARLGPGAGEDGENAVAQATHMTLRMLAERIEQLTVQINELNQRLTQLVEHHAPQLLVPVGIGPDSAVTLLITMGDNPERLNTEASFAALCGVSPVEYSSGRRRTRRLNHGGDRQANAALHRIVFTRLRHDPRTQAYYERRTKEGKTRPEIIRCLKRYAAREVFNLVRPVPSTPAL
- the pcaDC gene encoding bifunctional 3-oxoadipate enol-lactonase/4-carboxymuconolactone decarboxylase PcaDC yields the protein MSETPSNTLQYRFDGPEEAPVLILGPSLGTTWHMWDRQIPELTKQWRIFRFDLPGHGGAPAYPAGSVTELAARLLVTLDGLGVQRFGYAGCALGGGLGIELALRCPERVASLALVATSPRFGSADEFRQRGVIVRTNGLDPIARTAPDRWFTDGFAAAQPAITEWAVQMVRTTDPGCYIAACEALAGFDVRAELARVGVPTLVLVGSEDQVTGPAEARTLVAGIPDARLAVVPGASHLVPVEQPAAVTELLVRHFSTAWQPAFDSSTGQMAIVAATAKPAVLAAAPLVAPQAAPIAEIAPAVVPPQPAGWPDQYDAGLKIRREVLGDAHVDQALTQADDFSGEFQEFITRYAWGEIWSRPGLDRRSRSCVTLTALIAGGHLEELAVHTRAALRNGLTPDEIKEVLLQAAVYCGVPAANSAFRVAQQVIREETTLAE
- a CDS encoding MBL fold metallo-hydrolase, encoding MKLTKKSHACVRLEKDGRTLVLDPGGFSEQDAAVGADAILVTHEHPDHFDEGRLRAALEADPAAEIWTLKSVAEQLTAAFPGRVHTVGHGDTFTAAGFDVQVHGELHAVIHPDIPRITNVGYLIDGGRVFHPGDALTVPDHPVETLMLPVMAPWNKIAEVIDYVREVEPQRAYDIHDALLTDLARPIYDRQIGALGGSEHLRLAPGDSAEV